DNA from Prunus persica cultivar Lovell chromosome G6, Prunus_persica_NCBIv2, whole genome shotgun sequence:
ACAAAAAAAGCCAAGGGAAGAGTCTTATTTAGGATTTTTGCAGCTTCTATATTTGCAGGCATATGTTTGATTTGGGTTTACAGAGTAAGTCACATACCAAAAGCAGGAGAAGATGGAAGGTTTGCCTGGATTGGATTGTTGGGTGCTGAGATATGGTTTGGTTTTTACTGGCTCCTCACTCAAGCCTCCAGGTGGAACCCTGTTTATAGGCACACCTTCAAGGACAGGCTCTCTCAAAGGTACCTACTTTCGGTTCATGTTAGTCTTTCTATTAGTTAATGTACGTATTAATCAATTTGGAACAGATAAGTATGATTTTATATATGCCTTAAATAACTGTcatccatgaaatttgaacaGATATGAGAATGAGTTGCCTGGGGTGGACATATTTGTGTGCACGGCGGATGCAAGCATAGAGCCACCAATGATGGTGATGAACACTGTTCTGTCAGTCATGGCTTATGAGTATCCACCAGAGAAGCTGAGTGTGTATCTCTCAGATGATGGAGGGTCAGAAATTACATACTACGCCCTCATGGAGGCTGCTGAGTTTGCCAAACACTGGATACCATATTGCAAGAAATATAATGTGGAGCCAAGATCACCTGCTGCTTATTTTGTCTCAAAACATGGTGATGATGCAGTTGAAGATAATCATCAGGCTAAAGATTTCGTGTTTATCAAGGTACTAATATCAAGAATTGAATTAACTTTCAGAAATTTTTGTGGTGCAACTTTAGGTAAGCCCAtcacaaatatttattaatccGTCTTCCGAAAACGTTACCGCACGAGTCCTAAGAATAGGAATTAGTTGAAGTGTCGTCTTTTCAATCCCGATGCCTATAATATAAGCCAACCCAATGGATTAGGTGAATTGGGTTGGGTCATCCCTGACCTGTTTTCAATCCTGCTGCTTATAATAAGCCAACCCAAttgttctctctcctcacGTAGATTATTCACTGGGCCCCACACACAAATTTGTGAAAGCGTTGTGCATTTTGCCCGAGAATCCTTTATTTTTCCACGATTGATTGGTGCATATTGATATGGAGTAGAGTGTCTAAGGTAGCGGATGAACGAGTATATAGTTTAACAAGGCATGTACATATTTTATAATACAAGTTGTTTGACGACACCATCGTGTTACAATGACActagaaatttattttttcattcctaCTTCCCGACATTAtagataacaaaaaataatagtaaGAAATGTTGTTACGATATTGctaatttattaatatattacATGGAAAATGCTAGGCTTATTACACTTTTATACCACATTACGTACGTACTACATCTCTAATATAGATGGGTctcattgtattggtgggctccatcTCTATTAGatatgtggtataaaaatataataagccTAACATTACGCATATtacattattaattaattagcttcTAACTGGTGAGGTGCCTTTGTGATGATGAATTTGTTGTGGTAGAAATTATACAAGTACATGGAGAATAAAATCGAAAATGCAGTGAAGCTAGGCCAGGTTTCAGACCAAGTACGATCAAAACATAAAGGCTTTTCTCAGTGGGATTCATATTCATCTCGACGTGATCATGACACCATTCTTCAAGTATGAAAGATATAACCAATATCagtttaatttgaattaattGTCTGATATATTTTATGCTTaacatatttttcttaaattttctcAGATAGTAATTGATGGAAGAGACCCGATTAATGCAACAGATAATGAAGGTTGTAAGTTGCCAACTTTAGTGTATTTGGCTCGAGAGAAGAGACCCCAGTGTCACCATAACTTCAAAGCTGGTGCTATGAATGCTCTGgtaaattacatattttgtttctcatataaataaaatgaaaaaaattctggcttcttcttcaatcaatattctttgttATCTAATAtcctttgttaatttattttaagattAGGGTATCTTCAAACATTAGCAATGGGAAGTTACTTCTTAATGTAGATTGTGATATGTATTCAAACAACTCCTTGGCCATACGAGATACGCTTTGTTTCTTAATGGATGAAGAGAAAGGCCATGAGATTGCATTTGTACAGTTCCCACAGAATTTCAAAAACCTTACTAAGAATGAATTATACGCTTCATTACGCGTAATCAATGAGGTGAGTATTTGTtgacaataattatatatggaaTAATTATAGTTTGATcatgttattttaaattttattaattcttaCTTAATTGGAATTATTTGtctgtgttgtgttgtgttgtgtatATGGAAGGTGGAAGCACATGGTGTGGATGGTTATGGTGGCCCTCTATATGTTGGAACTGGATGCTTTCACAGGAGAGATACACTTTGTGGGAGGAAATTCAGCAAGGATTCTAAGAGTGATATGAAGTGGGATaatagaaaaagagaagaacttGGCATTCATGAATTggaagaaaacacaaaaagtcTTGCAAGTTGTACATTTGAAGAGAACACTCAATGGGGAAAAgaggtctctctctcccctaaaATTTTATGGTCAATCATGGCGTATTCGTTTTAATGATTAATAAATCAATAATGAAATGACACGTAATCATTGTTTAAAAATACTGCCGGTAtgatttaaattcaaaatttaattggTAATGCATGTGTAGATGGGCTTGAAATATGGATGTCCAGTTGAAGATATAATAACGGGGCTATCAATCCATTGCCGGGGATGGAAATCGGTGTATTGCAATCCAGCAAGGGAAGCTTTCTTAGGATTAGCTCCAGCCACACTGCCTCATATACTTGTGCAGCATAAGAGATGGTCAGAAGGTaactttcatatttttctttctaagtACAGTCCTGCTTGGTATGCCTATGGGAAGATTAGGTTAGGCCATCAACTTGGATATCTTCGCTACTCCCTCTGGGCTTCAAATTGCTTGGCAACCCTAGTTTACTCAACTCTCCCTTCGCTTTACCTCCTTAGAGGCGCATCCTTATTTCCACAGGTATGGTTCCAGATGTCCTTATATcctcattatatatatattgaaccGTACGGTATTTAGAGTATATTTCCCGATGCACGTCtaatggattttgttttgtgaatTTAATTAGATGTCAAGTCCATGGCTCATACCATTTGCTTATGTGATCATTGGCAAGTACACTTGGAGCTTTGTGGAGTTTCTGTGGTGTGATGGTACAATATTAGGTTGGTGGAACGAGCAACGCATATGGCTTTACCAGAGAACAAGCTCCTACCTCTTTGCCTTCATAGATACCATTCTATTCTCCATCGGATACACTAATTCAGCCTTTGTAATCACAGCCAAGGTGGCAGAAGAAGATGTGTCGAAGCGATATGAGAAAGAGATTATGGAGTTTGGAGCCTCCTCTCCAATGCTCACCATTTTGGCAACACTTGCGTTGCTCAATCTGTGCTGCTTTGCTGGGTTTGTATTGGAAGAAGCAATTGCTGGATCAAAGGGCATTGCAAAAGCTTACGAGACTATGTCTTTGCAGGTTCTTCTGTGTGGGGTTTTGATTCTCATTAACCTACCTTTGTACCAAGGCCTTTACCTGAGGAAAGATAAAGGAAAGATGCCGAGCTCCATAGCATATAAATCAATGGTCATTGCTGTGTTTTCTTGTGTATGTTTTAAATTATCATGTTAAATTAAGGGATTGTGAAGAAATGTATGTTCTAAGAGCCCCCCAACCTacaattttcttaattaactGCCTCACATCACATGTGGACGTTCCATGATCATTATCCTGGAACAAACATTGGATTGAAAACAATTGGTATGAAAATCATTtgcttaattatattttgtgtACACTCATACTGGTTAtgataaaatgaataaaacaaGCCGTGTTGGATTCTAAATAAACAGAGCCTCTTCTGAAAAACTTgttcaaaagggaaaaagggcTATCTCCTCTCATTTATCTATTCAACTACAGTTTCATATTACTCCCCAATATATGGGGCTTGCGGTCTCATTCTCATCCGGAAAGACTATAATGAGGAGTAGTGAGGAGCTTATTTGAGGAGTTCAATCCCACCATTGACTTAAAATCTGCCCTCATAAAAATGTATATTGTAGCTAAAAACTAGTCCACCAAGTTTTCCACTTAGCATGACCACGGGCATTAATACTTGCTTAAAGACAGGCAATACCAAACGACTCGATTGCCATAAACTTTACTACCCGCCAGGATATGTGTGTCATCTCGCATATCCTTTGTTTTGTAACGGAGGAAACTAGAAATCCCCACccccaacaaaaagaaaagaaacaaaagatttttaaaaaaactgcaCGTGTTTTTGTTGCACCTAACTACTACCACACCATTAGGTTGTGGCAgagttttgttattttggcTTCATATTATAAGACTTGGGTGAATCTCTATAACTAGGAAAGGAACCCATTCTCCCAATCATAAATCTGTTCAGTACTGGCTACTGAGAAATGGCTAGCCATGAGCTGAGAATgggaaaggaagaagaacatTTGCCATTGTTTGAGACGAAGAGAGCCAAAGGAATAGTCCTATATAGGCTTTTTGCAGCATCTGTATTTGCAGGTATATGTTTGATTTTGGTTTATAGGGTGAGCCACGTACCAAAAGCAG
Protein-coding regions in this window:
- the LOC18774819 gene encoding cellulose synthase-like protein E1, with protein sequence MAKEEHLPLFETKKAKGRVLFRIFAASIFAGICLIWVYRVSHIPKAGEDGRFAWIGLLGAEIWFGFYWLLTQASRWNPVYRHTFKDRLSQRYENELPGVDIFVCTADASIEPPMMVMNTVLSVMAYEYPPEKLSVYLSDDGGSEITYYALMEAAEFAKHWIPYCKKYNVEPRSPAAYFVSKHGDDAVEDNHQAKDFVFIKKLYKYMENKIENAVKLGQVSDQVRSKHKGFSQWDSYSSRRDHDTILQIVIDGRDPINATDNEGCKLPTLVYLAREKRPQCHHNFKAGAMNALIRVSSNISNGKLLLNVDCDMYSNNSLAIRDTLCFLMDEEKGHEIAFVQFPQNFKNLTKNELYASLRVINEVEAHGVDGYGGPLYVGTGCFHRRDTLCGRKFSKDSKSDMKWDNRKREELGIHELEENTKSLASCTFEENTQWGKEMGLKYGCPVEDIITGLSIHCRGWKSVYCNPAREAFLGLAPATLPHILVQHKRWSEGNFHIFLSKYSPAWYAYGKIRLGHQLGYLRYSLWASNCLATLVYSTLPSLYLLRGASLFPQMSSPWLIPFAYVIIGKYTWSFVEFLWCDGTILGWWNEQRIWLYQRTSSYLFAFIDTILFSIGYTNSAFVITAKVAEEDVSKRYEKEIMEFGASSPMLTILATLALLNLCCFAGFVLEEAIAGSKGIAKAYETMSLQVLLCGVLILINLPLYQGLYLRKDKGKMPSSIAYKSMVIAVFSCVCFKLSC